A DNA window from Helianthus annuus cultivar XRQ/B chromosome 15, HanXRQr2.0-SUNRISE, whole genome shotgun sequence contains the following coding sequences:
- the LOC110914623 gene encoding uncharacterized protein LOC110914623, which translates to MDVNKALLTSHIWSIITKRPSLWVQWVHTYKLKGKNFWEVQGRNNITWGWRKLLAIRPIVRPFVWKSIQSGRQTNAWSDNWCTCSPLRSFITPRTIARAGFSLNTSVADLLDDNGQWRWPQEWYDLFPVLINLDSVHLVPELEDRFRWKDLEGNLRFFGSWEVWNNLRHRDNKVIWVNSVWFSQCIPRHSFHLWLVIKNKLKTQDRMAVWEAGSATNLRLMCCPLCKYDRDSRDHLFFQCSYASEVWGLVRDMADMGSVNNSWASIIQWMERNAHSRSLEIIVSNLLVAVSTYFIWQERNTRVFIRERRTASVLSKVIIDTVRLKIMGFRIGGDLKQKKLMDKWLISKKNVYIDPG; encoded by the coding sequence ATGGACGTGAATAAAGCTCTTTTGACGTCTCATATCTGGAGTATAATTACTAAGCGTCCGTCTCTTTGGGTTCAGTGGGTTCACACTTACAAGTTGAAAGGTAAAAACTTCTGGGAAGTGCAGGGCCGGAACAACATTACTTGGGGATGGCGAAAGCTTTTGGCTATCCGTCCTATAGTTCGTCCATTTGTTTGGAAGTCTATTCAGAGCGGTCGTCAGACTAACGCGTGGAGTGATAACTGGTGTACATGCAGCCCTCTAAGGTCGTTTATTACTCCGCGAACTATAGCTAGAGCGGGTTTTTCATTAAATACATCGGTGGCGGACCTTCTTGATGATAATGGGCAATGGCGATGGCCTCAGGAGTGGTATGATCTTTTTCCAGTGCTCATAAATCTTGATTCTGTTCATCTTGTGCCCGAGTTGGAGGATCGGTTTCGTTGGAAAGATTTAGAGGGTAATTTACGATTTTTTGGTTCTTGGGAGGTTTGGAACAACTTGAGACATAGAGATAATAAAGTTATATGGGTTAATTCAGTTTGGTTCAGTCAATGCATTCCTAGGCATTCTTTCCATTTATGGTTGGTTATAAAAAATAAACTGAAGACGCAAGATAGGATGGCTGTTTGGGAGGCAGGTAGTGCTACCAATCTTCGGCTGATGTGTTGCCCCTTATGCAAATACGATCGTGATTCAAGGGATCACCTATTCTTTCAATGTTCCTATGCTTCTGAAGTGTGGGGTTTGGTTAGGGATATGGCTGATATGGGTAGTGTTAATAATTCGTGGGCCTCGATTATTCAGTGGATGGAACGTAATGCTCACTCTAGATCTCTTGAAATTATAGTTTCCAATCTTCTGGTGGCTGTTTCCACGTACTTTATATGGCAAGAAAGGAACACCCGTGTTTTTATTCGTGAACGGCGGACTGCTAGTGTGCTTTCGAAGGTCATCATTGATACGGTTCGGCTCAAGATTATGGGATTCCGCATTGGTGGAGATTTGAAGCAAAAGAAGCTAATGGATAAATGGCTAATATCGAAGAAGAATGTGTATATAGATCCAGGCTAG